The nucleotide window CCGGCCCGACCCCGCCCGCCCTACGATCCCCGCGGAGGCGGCGGCAGCTCACTGGGGTACCCTGCCAGCCCGTAAGTTCGATCCCAGGTCTGTCCGCCGCTGagggcagggctccagcaggggaaaggaaagcgtttccccctccccagggaagggaagcCACGACCCGCTGTCCCACCGCCAGGCGACCCCTTTAAGCCGCCGGGCGCGCCAACTCCGCTGCGAAGCCACGGGATTGGTCCGCGCAGCCCGCCCACAGCTGCAGCGCGCCAAACCTGCCCGGGCGCGCCACCCCTGCCTCCCTCCGCCCCCCCCTCGACGGACCAGTCAGCACCtccggcggggccgcgggcccGGCTTCTACCCAATAGAATAGCAGCAGCCGCATGGCCTCGCCCTCGGGCCCCGCCCTCAGAGGCGCGGCCGCCGACTTTCCCGCCCAGCGGTTGGCCGGCGGGAACAGACTCCCCGTGACACTCTCACCGGGCCGGGTGATTGGCTGTGCTCGGGCGCGAAACGTAACGCGGGAAAACCTGGGGCTCGGCCCGGGCTGCGAGCGCGGAGGTatcgcggcggcggcggcagctcCTCCTTGGGCATCGCCGGGACCAGGGCTGCCAGCGGGGCCGGCTTCCCTTCGGAAAGGTGCGGGGACGCCGTGACTGCTTCGCTCCGGCCGCTGCCATGGCCGGGGCCCGCCTCTGACTTGGCGGATCCGCTCGGGGGTGGCCGCGGAGGCGGAGGGGTGCGGAGGACAAGCCACCGAGACCACAGGGAGCCGCCGTCCTCAGTGATGAGCGGCTGAGGCGAGCTCAGGCGGCGACAAGTGGCGACGGCCGCGGGACCTCCGTGCAGCTGCACGGCCCATTTCGGGACACGGGCGCGGACTGCGGGGCCGTGCCGCCGCGGAGCgccctcctttccctctctttccgCGCTCCCTTCGCCGCTGCCTGCGAGGGTTCGACGATGGCGGAGCGGCTCCCGCCGGGCAACCCCCCAGTGATTTTTTGCCAGGACTCCCCGAAGCGCGTCCTGGTCTCCGTTATCAAAACCACCCCGATCAAGCCCTCCTCGGGGGGGAGCGGGGCTGAGGAGCCGATGCCAGTCCCGCCTGTCCCCACCAGCCCCGGCTTCAGCGACTTCATGGTCTACCCCTGGCGCTGGGGCGAGAACGCGCACAACGTGACCCTCAGCCCCGGCGGCGGCGACAGCACCGCCGGCCCGTCAGCGCTTCCGCCGCCCCGCGGGGGAGCGAGCAGAGTCCCTAGCGGGGACGAAGAGAAGGCAGGGAGCCCGGGCAGCGGCGGGCGGCACCGGCACCTGAAGGTGAGtgcgcggcgggcgggggcgggcgggccgCGCGCTTACATGGTGACTCCGCGGAGCGCGCCCCTCCCGCGCTTCCGCCCGGGCATTTAAAGTGAAGTCACTTCCGGTAACGGCGCGCGCGCCGCGGGGAAGAGCGGGGACCGGAGCGTCTGCTCGTCCTCCctcctttaaaaaggaaaaaaataaacctaaaaaAAGCCACCCTCGCTGTCGAAAAAAACTCTTGTCTCTCCTCGCATCTGGAGCGCTTTGTCCTTTTCTGGGTTCCTCAAGAGTAtaagagagacatggagctcctggagtgggtccagTGTAGGACAACAAAGATTATTCAGGGACTGAAGCATTTATTTTATGAGGAaagactgagggagctggacctgttcagcctcaagaagagACGACTGAGATTACTTTATTGATGGATATGCGTATCTTACTAGGGTTCCAAGAGGATGGAGCTAGGATCTGCTTGTGACAAGctgtaggaaaaaaaggcagtagGCAAAAACTGGTACACAGGAAGGTCCACATCAATATGAGGAGGAGTTTCCTTATGTGTTGGTGACCAAGcatggcacaggttgcccagagaggttttgGAGTCTCTGTCCCTGGAGGTAGTCAAGAACAGTCTAGACACAATCTTGCCTGTGCCGTGTGCTTTAGAATGACtgtttgagcagggaggttggagaagatgacccactgtggtccctttcAATCTGACCCGATCCTGTTGTCAGTTTCTCCCCATACTCCTGAGCACATGGTGGTGCCTGTCATCTCCCCTTCTGCAACAGGCCCTTAGGAATCGGCTGGGCACAGTCTGGTGTGGCTCTATGCTGTCACAGCACCTTGGTCATGCCATCGCTCCAGGGGATGTTGTGCCACTTGGCCAAACTGCGGGGGGAAGGAAGTGCCTGAGTTAAGTTGCCTCGTTATTTACACCCAGGATGGAATAAGACGTGGCCGTCCAAGAGCAGACACCGTCCGAGACCTGATCAGTGAAGGAGAGCACTCTTCCAGCAGGATACGCTGCAATATTTGCAACAGGGTCTTTCCACGAGAGAAGTCACTGCAAGCCCATAAGCGAACTCACACTGGTGAGTAAAAGGAAGTGTGAATAACTGGGGAGAGCCACTTAGGAAACAGGAACAAAGGGACTAAATCCCCTCAAACAAACATAAAGAAACTCCAAAGAACCTGTTATGATTTTATTGTAACAGCTACATTAACCATACTTTGCTCCCAGTGCTTGTTAGTCAATCAAAGTCTTTGTAACCATATTTGTCATGGGAAAGTGACAAATTTGCAGCAATTTGGGCTATAATAGTATAGTCAAATTGTGTAAACATTTTATCTGTCGATGTCACAGACTCGTTTTGTAGAAAAGACTGTAGTCTTGGGCTTAGTGCTTGAGCTTGATAGCACTTTGTATCCTGATTGCATCTTCATTGTGATTTGTTTCCTCTCTCCTTGCTGATGTATTTTTCACATCACAATTGAAGTTTTGCTGTAAGAGGTTACACTAACTTAAAAAGTGGCTGGCAACTTCAGGATTGTCACATCCTTGGAAGTGTGCTTAAATATTGGGAGAAGAGTCCACATGCTTAAAATCACCATCCAGTTGATTTTCCCACCacctaaaattaattttcttggaTGGAGGAGATCATGCTGATTTACTGAACTATATTTAGAAAGTGATTTGCAGTAAAGTTTAAATGTATGATGAACTCACTCAATACTCAGCTGAGCTTAAACTGAAGATGCTGTTTGGTTTTAGcaaatacatttaatttcttcaacAGAACACTGTGTTTGCCATAAAATATGAACAAATTTAGCTTACAATACAGACAGCACCACCAGCACtcccccaaaccaaccaaacaaaatcccacaaaagCCTTGGCTCTCACCATCTCCTTCTGACTCAGGTCACTGTGACTAATTGAGATAATGATATTAAACAGCAACATTCCTCATTTTTTTGGTCAAAATATGTTATATCACGCGGTCCTACAATGTGTTGAACTTGTAAGAACTACTTAACTGAGTAGAGCTGTCATTCCTCTGAATTGGTGAGGCAGACTCACCCTCATTTTGTTGCCTTCCTGAGGGCAGTGGCATGGCATACCTTTGTGTAGTGTGTGCAGGTCTGCTTGAAGGAGACACATGCTACCTTTGTTCTTCTGGTTGCAGTTTGCGTGGAGAACTCTTTCTTGATGACTGATTTTAGAAAACTTTAATCTGGAATAAGTTTCTCATGCAGCCTCCATCATTACAACTTTTCTTAAACATGAGATATTTCTCCTAATAAGATATTTCTATAACCTTGTAGTAATGTTGACCTCAGGTATTTTACTCTAGTTCAGGCTATGGTAAGGATAAAATTTTTCTGGTTACAACCTGAGTTACATTACTTGTCCAAATACTTGTCCATATTTCTTTCTCTACATCTGCACAGTTTCACAAAACTTATGTAGTGCTATCTAAGAGTCTAAAACTAGAAAATATGACAAGGAAAAGtacaatattttttctctttggaaattatttttcagtagcACAGATCATGCACTTCTAAGTACACCAGGATTTTTTAAGTAGTTGGCAAGTTTCTGAGTGGGTAAAAGGAGAGCTTGCTTGTGCCAGGCTCAAGCCAGGGACTGCCACTGGATACTTTGACACTTCTAGTCATCTTTCATAAATCTCTTCTGTTGCTGCTTTTAGGTGAAAGGCCTTATTTATGTGACTACCCAGATTGTGGGAAAGCCTTTGTACAGAGTGGGCAGCTCAAAACTCACCAGCGTCTCCACACAGGAGAGAAGCCTTTTGTCTGCTCAGAGAATGGTAAGTCATCAGAAAACTATTTACAGCTTTCTGGGGTCAGACTAATATTGGGAATGCATGCGTGTTCACATGGCAAAAACTTTGGAGTTTAAATTTGGTGGAACTTGTAGGGAAGGATAGAGCTGTGCAGAATCTGCCTAATTCTGCAAGTATGTATCTAAGGATTACATACATTCTGTGTCAGTGGATACTTACGTATAAAATAATGGAGCATGTTACGAACCTAGAGCCTTTGGTTTTCTACCAAACCTAGGGTTTTTATGAATGGGGAAGGGTGGATTCAGTGGCATTTCCATCCCACAGATGCTATACTTTTTTGGTTGGCTGCTTTCTGTAACATGTTTTTCATTGTGACTCTGTGGTTTTTTAAGGCTGTTTAAGCAGATTCACACATGCAAACCGTCATTGTCCCAAACATCCCTACGCCCGACTCAAGAGGGAAGAGCTCACCAACAGGCTGAGTAAGAAGGAGACAGCTGATAATAAAGCTGTGGCCGAGTGGCTAGCGAAGTAAGTTCTCTCATGGTGTCATCTTTCTCAAAACACTTAAAAGAGTGATCTGTCGCAGCATTAATTCTTTGGGATAGTTAAACCCCAAGATAACAAAACTAGATGTTCTTCCAGTATACATCTCCTTGAAGAATTATGCCTCTCCTTGAAGAATTATGAACTCCTGGTCAAGACACAGTTTCTTATGAGACTTTTTTCCtacagttttcttttgttttgtgtttgctctctacttcaatacttttttttgcttgatCAACACCTGCTAATACTTCATTAGCTAGTGCTACAGCTTTGCTGAATTTGCATTTGTATGAGGGGTACTGTATGCCTAGGAAGAAATGCCTGCTGAGGACACCATGGAGACAAGAAATCTGTCACATGTGTTCACATGAGCactttacatttaaaatactgaataaaGAAGGTTTTTGACAGTTTAAATGCTACCATATAGGGGCTGAAAGGTAAAGCCAAGTGCAATGCCCAGTTGGATGCAAGCTAGTACTTGGGAGGTTTTTGCCCATTTTGAATTGTTGGTGTGCGAGTCAATTGTATGTATTTACATGTATTCCTCACGTTTGATGTTCTAGGTACTGGGAGACTAGAGAGCAGCGTGCTCCTGCTTTGAAGACCAAAGCAATCCAGAAAACAGATCAGGAACAGCAGGACCCAATGGAGTATCTTCAGTCTGACGAAGAGGATGATGAGGATAAAAACAGCGCTCATTCAGCTGCCCGCCACCGTCGCCTCCAGGAGCAGCGTGAACGCATGCATGGCGCGCTGGCGCTCATTGAGCTGGCAAACTTAGCTGTGGCACCCCTGCGACAGTAGAGGAGGAGCAGTCTCTGTCCATAAAAAATTTACTTTCTGGTGTTACTTAACCAGTTAGATCCCAAGCATAAGCTAAGCACCTTATTTGCTTATAATAGGCTGCTATTCTGTAGAATTTATGAAGAATGTTGTTGCCCCATATCATGGGGTGAGAGAATTGCACTTTTGATAGGGTAGAAGACAGATGTAAAATTTCTAAGTATTTTGTAAATATGGGACTGCATAAGGCAGGGTTGACAAATTTATGTGTCATGGGAAGCTAGATTTTGCAAGGTTAACTCATTTATCTGAAGCAGATTTCACAGGAAACACTTTGTGAACAAAGTGTTCATCATTAGCA belongs to Haemorhous mexicanus isolate bHaeMex1 chromosome Z, bHaeMex1.pri, whole genome shotgun sequence and includes:
- the ZNF367 gene encoding zinc finger protein 367, translated to MAERLPPGNPPVIFCQDSPKRVLVSVIKTTPIKPSSGGSGAEEPMPVPPVPTSPGFSDFMVYPWRWGENAHNVTLSPGGGDSTAGPSALPPPRGGASRVPSGDEEKAGSPGSGGRHRHLKDGIRRGRPRADTVRDLISEGEHSSSRIRCNICNRVFPREKSLQAHKRTHTGERPYLCDYPDCGKAFVQSGQLKTHQRLHTGEKPFVCSENGCLSRFTHANRHCPKHPYARLKREELTNRLSKKETADNKAVAEWLAKYWETREQRAPALKTKAIQKTDQEQQDPMEYLQSDEEDDEDKNSAHSAARHRRLQEQRERMHGALALIELANLAVAPLRQ